In Zhaonella formicivorans, one DNA window encodes the following:
- a CDS encoding amidohydrolase has protein sequence MSRILIKNCTLVPMVKSLDEPGDLYYTGEIAIEGNLLKTVGPVGSVDPNWPAEVIIDGSNMVALPGFINAHTHAAMTLLRSFADDLPLMQWLQDKIWPLEAKLTGEDVYWGSKLCILEMLLSGTTTFADMYFFMDDVAKAVEESGIRACLSRGMIGIGENAELALEESQRFVESWQDRANGRITTMLGPHAPYTCPPTYLEKVMALAEKYDVGIHIHVAETAVEVAQINKQYGKSPVQLLDEVGIFGFPTLAAHCVHVTEGDIAILKNKGVGVAHNPESNMKLASGIAPVPAMLCAGIPVALGTDGASSNNNLDMLEEMRAAALLHKVHTMDPTTVTSYQALEMATKNGAAALGMQDKVGMLKPGMLADVILFNFDKPHLYPRHDVLAHLVYSAQSSDIDTVIVDGNILVRSGKPVGFDVREICKQVQERAERISGA, from the coding sequence ATGAGCAGGATCCTGATTAAAAATTGCACACTAGTACCAATGGTGAAAAGCTTGGATGAACCCGGTGATTTGTACTATACAGGGGAAATTGCCATTGAAGGTAATCTATTGAAAACGGTGGGGCCTGTTGGCAGTGTCGACCCAAACTGGCCGGCTGAGGTAATTATCGATGGCAGCAATATGGTTGCTCTGCCGGGGTTTATCAATGCCCACACCCATGCTGCCATGACGTTGCTCAGAAGCTTTGCTGACGATTTGCCACTTATGCAGTGGCTCCAGGATAAAATTTGGCCGCTGGAAGCCAAACTAACAGGCGAAGACGTATACTGGGGCAGCAAACTCTGCATCTTGGAAATGCTTTTATCCGGGACTACAACTTTTGCTGATATGTATTTTTTTATGGATGATGTGGCCAAAGCGGTGGAGGAAAGCGGTATCCGTGCCTGTTTATCCCGGGGAATGATCGGCATAGGTGAAAATGCGGAACTTGCTCTGGAAGAAAGCCAGAGATTTGTGGAAAGCTGGCAAGACAGAGCCAACGGAAGGATTACTACGATGTTAGGACCTCATGCGCCCTACACTTGTCCTCCGACTTATTTGGAAAAGGTTATGGCTCTGGCGGAAAAATACGATGTGGGAATTCATATTCACGTGGCAGAAACAGCGGTAGAAGTTGCCCAGATTAATAAACAATACGGTAAGAGTCCTGTGCAGCTCTTGGATGAGGTGGGGATTTTCGGTTTTCCCACTTTGGCTGCTCATTGTGTTCATGTCACAGAGGGTGACATTGCAATTCTTAAAAACAAAGGTGTGGGCGTTGCCCACAACCCCGAAAGCAATATGAAACTTGCCAGCGGCATAGCTCCCGTGCCTGCCATGCTTTGCGCGGGTATACCGGTAGCCCTGGGAACCGATGGTGCCTCGAGCAATAATAACCTGGATATGCTGGAAGAAATGCGTGCGGCTGCTCTGCTCCATAAAGTCCATACCATGGATCCCACGACGGTTACTTCCTACCAAGCATTGGAAATGGCAACAAAGAACGGCGCTGCTGCTCTAGGCATGCAGGATAAAGTAGGAATGCTAAAACCGGGGATGCTGGCAGATGTGATTTTATTCAATTTCGACAAACCTCATCTCTACCCGCGGCATGATGTATTAGCACATCTAGTATATTCGGCCCAGTCCTCCGACATAGATACGGTGATAGTTGATGGCAATATTTTGGTGCGTTCCGGTAAGCCGGTAGGATTTGATGTAAGGGAAATCTGCAAACAAGTACAAGAGCGGGCAGAGAGAATCAGCGGAGCGTAA
- the ffh gene encoding signal recognition particle protein: MSAFSSLAEKLQDTFKKLKGKGKLSENDVNEAMREVRLALLEADVNFKVVKDFIARVKERAVGQEVLQSLTPAQQVIKIVNDELTQLMGGTQSRLTVAGRPPTVIMLVGLQGAGKTTTCGKLANLLRKQGKRPLLVAGDIYRPAAIKQLQVLGQQLNIPVFTMGDKQSPVDIAKAAVEHAKSYGNDTVIIDTAGRLHINEELMAELQAIKSEVHPHEILLVVDAMTGQDAVNVAETFNVQLGLDGVILTKLDGDTRGGAALSVKAVTGCPIKFAGMGEKMDALEPFHPERMASRILGMGDVLTLIEKAQASFDAEKAREMEKKLLQQQFTLEDFLEQLQQMKSMGPLEDLLSMLPGLGSAKQLKNLQVDEKELVHTEAIIKSMTPEERRKPDIINGSRKRRIAAGSGTSVQSVNRLLKQFSEAQKLMRQFGGMASQVKKQKKKSKKGGFNFPFFK, from the coding sequence ATGTCCGCCTTTTCCAGCTTAGCGGAAAAACTCCAGGATACTTTTAAAAAACTAAAAGGTAAAGGAAAACTTTCCGAAAATGACGTCAACGAGGCAATGCGTGAAGTACGATTAGCTCTTTTGGAGGCTGATGTTAATTTTAAGGTGGTCAAGGATTTCATAGCCCGAGTTAAAGAAAGGGCTGTGGGCCAAGAGGTGCTGCAAAGTTTAACGCCGGCGCAGCAAGTGATCAAAATTGTCAATGATGAGCTAACGCAGTTAATGGGAGGAACTCAAAGCAGGCTGACTGTTGCCGGCAGGCCTCCTACCGTCATCATGCTTGTTGGCTTGCAAGGTGCCGGGAAAACTACCACCTGCGGTAAGTTGGCTAATTTGCTGCGCAAGCAGGGCAAAAGACCGCTGCTGGTTGCAGGAGACATTTACCGTCCTGCGGCTATCAAACAATTACAGGTACTTGGTCAGCAATTAAACATACCTGTATTTACCATGGGGGATAAGCAAAGCCCTGTTGATATTGCAAAAGCCGCAGTCGAACATGCTAAAAGCTACGGCAACGACACAGTAATTATAGATACTGCCGGACGGCTGCATATCAACGAAGAGCTTATGGCTGAGTTGCAAGCAATTAAGTCAGAAGTACATCCCCACGAAATCCTGCTGGTAGTTGATGCCATGACAGGACAAGACGCAGTAAATGTAGCTGAAACATTCAATGTGCAGTTAGGTTTGGACGGAGTCATCCTGACTAAGCTTGACGGCGATACCCGGGGTGGAGCCGCGCTTTCTGTTAAAGCGGTGACAGGATGCCCCATTAAGTTTGCCGGTATGGGAGAAAAAATGGATGCTCTGGAACCATTTCACCCGGAGCGTATGGCTTCAAGAATTTTAGGCATGGGTGATGTCCTGACTTTAATTGAAAAGGCGCAAGCAAGTTTCGATGCAGAAAAGGCCCGGGAGATGGAAAAAAAGCTGCTGCAGCAGCAATTTACCCTGGAAGATTTCCTGGAACAATTACAACAAATGAAATCCATGGGGCCATTGGAAGATTTGTTAAGCATGCTCCCGGGGTTGGGAAGCGCCAAACAGCTCAAGAATTTGCAGGTAGATGAAAAAGAGCTAGTTCATACCGAAGCTATAATTAAATCTATGACTCCGGAAGAAAGGCGCAAACCCGATATAATAAACGGCAGCAGAAAGCGCCGGATTGCCGCGGGAAGCGGTACAAGCGTCCAAAGCGTCAACAGGCTTTTAAAACAATTCAGCGAGGCCCAAAAATTAATGCGGCAGTTTGGCGGCATGGCTAGCCAAGTCAAAAAGCAAAAGAAAAAGAGCAAAAAAGGTGGATTTAATTTTCCCTTTTTCAAATAA
- the lepB gene encoding signal peptidase I, whose amino-acid sequence MFEGKNRGSTFAELLESIAIAVILAFVIRIFLFQPFYIPSGSMEPTLMIGDRIIVNKITYRFSEPKRGDVIVFKYPLEPKRDYIKRVVGLPGETLEIKDGTLYINDRPTPEEYLPPNVPLADYGPITIPKNAYFMMGDNRSNSQDSRFWGTLQRDYIIGKAVLIFWPLNRFGTIK is encoded by the coding sequence ATGTTTGAGGGAAAAAACAGGGGTTCAACATTTGCGGAATTGTTAGAATCAATAGCGATTGCAGTCATTTTAGCTTTTGTAATTAGAATTTTTCTTTTTCAGCCTTTTTATATTCCATCAGGTTCAATGGAACCGACTTTGATGATTGGCGATCGCATTATCGTAAATAAAATAACTTACCGTTTTTCCGAACCTAAGCGCGGTGATGTTATTGTTTTCAAATACCCTTTGGAGCCAAAACGGGATTATATTAAGAGGGTTGTTGGTCTTCCCGGAGAGACTTTGGAAATAAAGGATGGTACCCTTTATATCAACGACAGGCCTACGCCGGAAGAGTATTTGCCCCCTAATGTACCGCTTGCCGACTACGGGCCGATTACAATCCCCAAGAATGCGTATTTTATGATGGGGGATAATAGAAGCAACAGCCAGGACTCGCGCTTTTGGGGAACTTTGCAGCGTGACTATATAATTGGCAAGGCTGTTTTGATCTTCTGGCCCTTGAACCGTTTTGGGACAATAAAGTAG
- the smc gene encoding chromosome segregation protein SMC, translated as MYLKSLEMQGFKSFADKVKLEFQPGITAVIGPNGSGKSNISDGIRWVLGEQSARTLRGAKMEDVIFAGSAERRAVGMAEVSLTLDNSTGLLPLPYAEVTVTRRVFRSGEGEYLINKSPCRLKDVHDLFNDTGLGRESFAIIGQGRVEEVLNSRAEDRRALVEEAAGIIKYRNRKREALKKLEETEQSLARILDIIAELGVNLEPLKAEAEKAEQYQEIKNELDTLELNLAVADLEKVFTQLEKITRDLDEKRLLIYQLEAGYQSLDSQLEREKLELSRLDEELSQIRNDLGQMTNKLSQTENLVGVSEERLKAIIQQMERAQKDLEEYCTKEAQLQNRFKVQAEEHQKLKQDLMLKEQEIRYEEKQLASANQECLEVEKMLEGIKNEIINCLQEIANTKNSYNQLTFEHAHAEQRFGKNQARLQEILAKTGRLTCEKEGLSSGLALAEKKLHEQLQAKAAIQARKKEAELKIQEYQQQLGKLQQSLSGLLSRQQVLKDMEKEHEGYFQGVKSVLQAKAQGNKNCQGICGVVGELIIVRPEYEKAIEVALGGSLQNLVAETTRDAETAIAYLKANHGGRATFLPLNAIKIRELNEEGKKLLSAAGVIGIAAQLVEIAPAYQKVVHHLLGNILVVKDLNCAVTLAKQSSYNVKIVTLEGDIISPGGSITGGSAGKKSTGLLTRPREIRELEHAITAKRQQAEAVSRQIKELAERVEALVHELNDIEQETQGLNLHILGKKQELQNLEEESLKLQKELEFLQLENKELEKELERNKKEQLSLQMRIEVLEAENASRTASADSKRQLLQDKKEKNRVQLEELTLRKVELAALLQKEKSYQTELADFYTMGQELQNLIAARKKEIAELEVKKNELERLIAGKKKLIVQVLQEKSRLNELMQMKTRAREELKCTLNELEQQAKAKFKELGMAKEELHELELDHARLESEKNNGLKRIEERFQLTYEQALARKTDIDDLAEINNRVRKLRRDLNSLGSVNLSAMEEYQRLRERHDFLCKQEQDLKEAKIALDKVIEEIDAIMVKRFADTYQKLGQAFSQVFRELFGGGNAKLELTEPENLLETGIEIIAQPPGKKLQNLTLLSGGERALTAIALLFAILRVKPSPFCVLDEIEASLDEANVDRFAEFLKVFSQKTQFIVISHRQGTIEAADALYGVTMEESGVSKLLSVRLTESPPKQAQSA; from the coding sequence TTGTATTTAAAAAGCCTTGAAATGCAAGGATTCAAATCTTTCGCAGATAAAGTTAAACTGGAGTTTCAACCCGGAATAACCGCAGTTATAGGTCCAAACGGCAGCGGAAAAAGCAATATCAGTGATGGAATACGCTGGGTGCTGGGGGAGCAAAGCGCCAGGACTTTAAGAGGGGCAAAAATGGAGGACGTAATTTTTGCCGGGAGTGCAGAGCGACGTGCCGTTGGTATGGCCGAAGTGTCCTTAACACTGGATAACAGTACCGGTCTTTTGCCATTACCATACGCCGAAGTAACAGTGACCAGGAGAGTTTTCCGTTCAGGGGAAGGAGAATATTTGATCAATAAAAGCCCTTGCCGTTTAAAAGATGTGCATGATTTGTTCAACGATACCGGCCTGGGCAGGGAATCTTTTGCCATCATTGGGCAAGGCCGGGTAGAGGAAGTTCTCAACTCCAGGGCGGAGGACCGGCGTGCACTTGTGGAGGAAGCTGCTGGGATAATCAAGTATCGCAACCGTAAGCGGGAAGCCTTAAAAAAACTGGAGGAAACCGAACAAAGCTTAGCCCGGATTTTAGACATTATAGCAGAATTAGGCGTCAACCTAGAACCGCTTAAGGCGGAAGCCGAGAAAGCAGAACAATATCAGGAAATTAAAAACGAGTTGGATACTTTGGAATTAAACTTAGCTGTAGCAGATTTGGAAAAGGTCTTCACGCAGCTGGAGAAAATTACAAGGGATTTGGATGAGAAACGCTTGTTGATTTATCAGCTGGAAGCAGGATATCAATCGTTGGATTCACAGCTGGAGCGGGAAAAGCTGGAGTTGAGCCGCCTGGATGAAGAATTATCCCAAATCCGAAACGATCTGGGTCAAATGACCAACAAATTAAGCCAAACAGAGAATTTGGTGGGGGTTTCGGAAGAACGTTTAAAAGCAATTATACAGCAAATGGAAAGGGCCCAAAAGGATTTAGAGGAATATTGCACCAAAGAAGCGCAACTGCAAAACAGATTCAAGGTACAAGCCGAGGAACACCAGAAGCTAAAACAGGATTTAATGCTAAAAGAACAAGAAATCAGGTATGAGGAGAAACAACTAGCCAGTGCCAATCAGGAATGTCTGGAAGTAGAAAAAATGCTGGAAGGCATTAAAAACGAGATCATCAACTGCTTGCAGGAAATTGCCAATACTAAGAACAGTTATAATCAGCTCACTTTTGAGCATGCCCATGCGGAACAAAGGTTTGGCAAAAATCAAGCCCGGCTGCAAGAGATTTTAGCTAAGACGGGACGGCTGACATGCGAAAAGGAAGGGTTAAGTTCCGGTTTAGCTCTTGCTGAAAAGAAACTGCACGAACAACTGCAAGCCAAAGCAGCAATACAGGCCAGGAAAAAAGAGGCGGAACTAAAAATCCAGGAGTATCAACAGCAGTTAGGGAAGCTGCAGCAAAGCTTAAGCGGTTTGCTTTCCCGCCAGCAAGTGCTTAAAGACATGGAAAAAGAGCACGAGGGGTATTTTCAGGGGGTCAAGTCGGTTTTGCAGGCTAAGGCTCAGGGTAATAAGAATTGCCAAGGAATTTGTGGCGTTGTGGGTGAACTCATAATTGTGCGTCCTGAGTACGAAAAAGCCATCGAGGTGGCGCTGGGTGGCAGTTTGCAAAACCTGGTGGCTGAGACTACCCGGGATGCAGAAACTGCAATTGCTTACTTAAAAGCTAATCATGGGGGAAGGGCCACTTTTCTGCCTTTAAATGCAATTAAAATCAGGGAATTAAATGAAGAGGGGAAAAAGTTGCTTTCTGCTGCAGGGGTTATCGGCATTGCTGCGCAACTGGTTGAAATAGCTCCTGCTTACCAAAAAGTAGTACACCATTTACTTGGTAATATTTTAGTAGTTAAGGATTTGAACTGTGCTGTCACTTTGGCAAAACAGAGCAGCTATAATGTGAAGATTGTTACTCTGGAAGGGGACATTATTAGCCCTGGAGGTTCCATAACAGGGGGAAGTGCAGGAAAAAAGAGTACGGGTTTACTTACTAGACCCAGGGAAATTAGGGAGTTGGAACACGCTATTACTGCTAAGCGCCAGCAAGCGGAAGCTGTCTCAAGGCAAATCAAAGAGCTGGCAGAAAGAGTAGAAGCGTTAGTGCATGAACTCAATGATATAGAACAAGAAACTCAAGGATTAAACTTACATATTTTGGGTAAAAAACAGGAACTTCAGAATTTAGAAGAGGAGAGTCTAAAATTACAAAAAGAACTGGAATTTTTGCAGTTGGAAAACAAAGAACTGGAAAAAGAGCTGGAAAGGAACAAAAAGGAACAACTGAGTTTGCAAATGCGAATTGAGGTGCTTGAGGCGGAGAATGCTTCCCGTACAGCTTCAGCCGACTCCAAGCGTCAGCTTTTACAAGATAAGAAAGAGAAAAATAGAGTACAGCTTGAGGAATTAACGTTACGCAAAGTGGAATTGGCGGCGTTGCTGCAAAAGGAAAAAAGTTATCAAACCGAATTGGCTGATTTTTATACAATGGGTCAAGAGCTGCAGAATTTGATAGCAGCAAGAAAGAAAGAAATAGCTGAGCTCGAGGTCAAAAAGAATGAGTTGGAACGACTGATTGCGGGCAAGAAAAAACTAATTGTCCAAGTATTGCAGGAAAAAAGTCGCCTTAATGAACTGATGCAAATGAAAACTCGTGCCCGGGAAGAATTAAAATGCACATTAAATGAACTGGAGCAACAGGCCAAAGCAAAGTTTAAAGAACTAGGCATGGCTAAAGAAGAATTGCATGAGTTGGAGCTCGATCATGCCAGGCTGGAGAGCGAAAAAAATAATGGCCTAAAACGGATTGAAGAAAGATTTCAGCTTACTTATGAGCAAGCTTTGGCCCGAAAAACCGATATTGATGATTTAGCAGAAATTAATAACAGGGTACGTAAATTGCGCCGTGATTTAAACAGCCTGGGCAGCGTTAATCTCTCAGCTATGGAAGAGTATCAGCGCTTAAGGGAACGACACGATTTTTTGTGCAAGCAAGAGCAAGATCTAAAGGAGGCTAAAATAGCTCTGGATAAGGTTATTGAAGAAATTGATGCAATTATGGTAAAAAGGTTTGCGGATACTTACCAGAAGCTGGGGCAAGCTTTTAGCCAGGTATTCAGGGAGTTGTTTGGGGGCGGTAACGCTAAGTTGGAGCTAACCGAGCCCGAGAACTTGCTGGAAACAGGTATAGAAATCATTGCCCAACCGCCTGGGAAAAAACTGCAAAACTTGACGTTGCTTTCGGGAGGAGAAAGAGCTTTAACGGCTATAGCATTATTGTTTGCTATTTTAAGGGTAAAACCAAGCCCCTTCTGTGTTCTGGATGAAATTGAAGCCTCTTTGGACGAGGCAAACGTAGACAGGTTTGCAGAATTTCTCAAGGTTTTTAGTCAAAAAACCCAATTTATCGTAATTTCCCACAGACAGGGTACTATAGAAGCGGCCGATGCATTATACGGAGTTACCATGGAAGAATCGGGCGTATCCAAATTGCTTTCCGTTCGTTTGACGGAAAGCCCACCAAAGCAGGCGCAAAGCGCATAG
- a CDS encoding stage V sporulation protein S yields the protein MEVLKVSAQTNPKAIAGALAAVIRQSGRAEIQAIGAGAVNQAVKAIAIARGFIAPNGIDLVMIPAFAEIEIDGASRTAIKFIVESRS from the coding sequence TTGGAGGTACTAAAAGTTTCTGCACAGACTAATCCAAAAGCAATAGCTGGTGCGCTGGCAGCAGTAATCAGGCAATCGGGTCGAGCGGAAATTCAGGCTATAGGTGCAGGTGCTGTCAATCAGGCAGTCAAAGCTATTGCCATTGCCAGGGGTTTTATCGCGCCTAATGGTATAGATCTGGTGATGATCCCTGCTTTTGCGGAAATAGAGATTGACGGAGCAAGCAGAACAGCTATTAAATTTATCGTGGAAAGTAGATCATAG
- the rimM gene encoding ribosome maturation factor RimM (Essential for efficient processing of 16S rRNA) yields the protein MAEQLITVGKITTTQGHLGEVRVYPLTDFPERFERLETVGCQVNDEFYWLTIENVRYHKEFIILRFKEIANMNQAERLKGGLLQIKAQDLMPLPEGHYYIFQLLGLTVLTVDNEFLGVVQDIKPTGSNDVYYVRHPENGQETLIPALKQFVKEINLEEGRIIVEIPPGLND from the coding sequence TTGGCTGAACAACTCATTACTGTTGGTAAAATAACTACAACTCAAGGCCATTTGGGAGAGGTAAGGGTCTACCCTTTGACAGATTTTCCTGAACGTTTTGAACGGCTGGAGACAGTCGGCTGCCAAGTGAATGATGAGTTTTACTGGCTAACAATTGAAAACGTTCGTTACCACAAAGAATTCATTATCTTGCGCTTTAAGGAAATTGCCAATATGAACCAGGCCGAGCGGCTAAAAGGCGGGTTGTTGCAAATTAAAGCCCAGGACCTGATGCCTTTGCCGGAAGGACATTATTACATTTTTCAATTGCTGGGCCTCACCGTGTTAACAGTAGACAACGAGTTTTTGGGAGTCGTTCAGGATATCAAACCAACAGGAAGCAACGATGTTTACTATGTGCGGCACCCTGAAAATGGTCAGGAAACACTTATACCTGCCCTAAAACAATTTGTGAAAGAAATCAACCTGGAGGAAGGCAGAATAATTGTAGAAATTCCACCCGGGCTAAATGATTAG
- the trmD gene encoding tRNA (guanosine(37)-N1)-methyltransferase TrmD: MRIDVLTIFPNMFQGPLQESILKKAQEKGIITVNTVDIRSFSEDKHKRVDDYPFGGGVGMVMKPEPIFAAWEAVHGSVPSAKTRTILLCPQGEVFSQRKAEELAELDHLILICGHYEGVDERVRDHLVDEELSIGDYILTGGELPAMVVIDAVARLLPGVLGTYSSAEQDSFSDGLLEYPQYTRPREFRGWQVPEVLLSGNHRQISIWRRQQSLLRTKKRRPDLLKSAQLSAEDLELLNKTE, translated from the coding sequence ATGCGCATTGATGTACTGACCATTTTCCCTAACATGTTTCAGGGACCGCTGCAGGAAAGCATCTTAAAAAAAGCTCAGGAAAAAGGAATTATCACTGTTAATACGGTTGACATCCGCTCTTTTTCCGAGGATAAACATAAAAGAGTCGATGATTATCCTTTCGGAGGCGGTGTGGGAATGGTGATGAAACCGGAGCCAATTTTTGCTGCCTGGGAAGCTGTTCATGGGAGCGTGCCGTCAGCTAAAACCAGAACAATTTTGCTCTGCCCCCAGGGGGAGGTTTTCAGCCAACGTAAAGCCGAAGAACTGGCAGAGCTAGATCATTTGATTTTAATCTGCGGACATTATGAGGGGGTTGATGAAAGGGTACGGGACCATCTGGTGGATGAAGAGCTTTCCATTGGAGACTATATACTGACCGGCGGAGAATTGCCTGCAATGGTAGTCATTGATGCTGTGGCAAGGCTTTTGCCGGGAGTGTTGGGAACCTATTCTTCAGCTGAACAGGATTCTTTTTCAGATGGACTCCTGGAATATCCCCAGTATACCAGGCCAAGGGAATTTCGCGGTTGGCAAGTGCCGGAGGTACTGCTCTCCGGAAATCATCGTCAAATTTCGATTTGGCGTAGGCAGCAGTCTTTGCTGCGGACTAAAAAAAGAAGGCCCGATTTGCTCAAGTCAGCCCAATTAAGCGCTGAAGACCTTGAACTGCTCAACAAAACAGAATAA
- the rplS gene encoding 50S ribosomal protein L19 gives MEIIKAIEREQLKSDIPDFQPGDTVRVHVKVVEGDKERIQAFEGIVIAKKGGGLTENFTVRRVSYGVGVERTFPLHSPRIDKIEVLRRGKVRRAKLYYLRERTGKAARIKDRM, from the coding sequence ATGGAAATAATCAAAGCCATTGAACGGGAACAGTTAAAAAGCGATATTCCCGATTTCCAGCCGGGCGATACTGTCCGTGTACATGTTAAAGTGGTAGAAGGTGATAAGGAAAGAATCCAGGCTTTTGAGGGAATAGTTATTGCTAAAAAAGGCGGGGGCTTAACGGAAAACTTTACTGTACGCAGGGTATCCTATGGAGTTGGAGTGGAAAGAACCTTTCCACTGCATTCACCACGGATCGATAAAATTGAGGTATTGCGTAGAGGTAAGGTTAGAAGAGCAAAACTTTATTACCTAAGAGAAAGAACCGGTAAAGCTGCAAGAATTAAAGACAGAATGTAG
- the ylxM gene encoding YlxM family DNA-binding protein, with protein sequence MLPKIARVAWLYDFYGKLLTPKQQKIIELYYNQDLSLGEIAEEYGISRQAVHDIIRRAETTLEEYEQRLGILKKHLQEKEIIQKAIVLLEAAGKDPCKITEAKELMQQLLSFAEE encoded by the coding sequence ATGCTGCCAAAGATTGCCCGTGTGGCATGGTTGTATGATTTTTACGGTAAACTCTTAACTCCCAAGCAGCAAAAAATAATTGAATTATATTACAATCAGGATTTATCCCTGGGGGAAATAGCAGAAGAGTACGGCATAAGCAGGCAGGCTGTACATGATATTATCCGGCGGGCAGAAACCACCCTCGAGGAATATGAACAGAGGTTGGGGATTTTAAAAAAGCACCTACAGGAAAAAGAAATTATTCAAAAGGCAATAGTGCTTTTGGAAGCAGCCGGAAAAGATCCATGTAAAATTACAGAAGCAAAAGAACTAATGCAACAGCTCTTATCATTTGCTGAGGAGTAA
- a CDS encoding KH domain-containing protein, with product MRELVETIARALVDNPDQVEVKLVEGEKSAVLELKVAPEDMGKVIGKQGRIARAIRAVVKAAAIKEGKRVSVEIIQ from the coding sequence ATGAGGGAACTGGTAGAAACTATTGCCAGGGCTCTGGTGGATAATCCTGACCAAGTGGAAGTTAAGCTTGTTGAGGGGGAAAAATCCGCTGTACTGGAATTAAAAGTTGCTCCCGAAGATATGGGTAAGGTAATTGGTAAACAAGGTCGTATTGCCCGCGCTATCCGTGCTGTTGTTAAAGCAGCAGCTATTAAAGAAGGTAAACGCGTTTCAGTGGAAATTATCCAGTAA
- the rpsP gene encoding 30S ribosomal protein S16, whose translation MATKIRLRRMGAKKAPFYRLVVADSRSPRDGRFIEEIGYYNPVQEPEVIEINEEKAIKWLGSGAQPSDTVKALLKKAGVWQKFAENKNVK comes from the coding sequence ATGGCTACTAAAATCAGATTACGCAGAATGGGTGCCAAAAAAGCTCCTTTTTATAGACTGGTTGTGGCGGATTCCCGTTCACCTCGGGATGGTCGTTTTATTGAAGAAATTGGATACTACAACCCTGTTCAGGAGCCAGAAGTTATTGAGATTAATGAAGAAAAAGCCATAAAATGGTTAGGGAGCGGTGCACAGCCTTCTGATACAGTAAAGGCTTTACTGAAGAAAGCTGGCGTATGGCAAAAGTTTGCTGAAAACAAGAACGTCAAGTAA
- the ftsY gene encoding signal recognition particle-docking protein FtsY, whose amino-acid sequence MGLIDRLKEGLAKTRQGLVDKVTELVTGYKKLDEDFYEELEALLIQADVGVQGAIKLVDNLREKARIHKAETPDAVKAILKEEIAAMLGSNSEPLNLPAPGPAVIMVVGVNGVGKTTTIGKLAYKLKQEGKKVLLVAGDTFRAAAIDQLEIWANRVGAELIKHQEGADPAAVAFDGIQAAKSRQVDVVLIDTAGRLHNKVNLMEEVRKVRRVIERELPGAPHEVLLVLDATTGQNAVAQAKLFGEATGVTAIALTKLDGTAKGGVIIAVSSQLDIPVKLVGIGEKIDDLKDFNSHEFVEALFA is encoded by the coding sequence ATGGGACTTATTGACCGTTTGAAAGAAGGACTGGCTAAAACCAGGCAAGGGCTTGTTGATAAAGTTACCGAACTGGTAACAGGCTATAAAAAGTTGGATGAGGATTTTTATGAAGAGCTTGAAGCCCTGCTGATCCAAGCTGATGTAGGCGTCCAAGGAGCCATAAAATTAGTGGATAATTTGCGGGAAAAAGCTAGAATACATAAGGCTGAAACTCCCGATGCAGTGAAGGCGATTTTAAAAGAAGAAATTGCTGCCATGCTTGGTTCGAATAGCGAGCCATTAAACTTACCCGCTCCAGGCCCGGCAGTCATTATGGTAGTTGGGGTAAATGGGGTTGGCAAAACAACTACTATTGGAAAATTAGCGTATAAACTGAAGCAGGAAGGTAAAAAGGTACTGCTGGTAGCGGGTGACACTTTCCGAGCTGCAGCCATTGATCAGCTGGAAATATGGGCTAACCGCGTCGGCGCGGAGTTGATTAAACATCAAGAAGGGGCGGATCCAGCAGCTGTGGCTTTTGATGGAATACAAGCTGCCAAATCACGACAGGTGGATGTGGTATTAATTGATACGGCCGGCAGGCTGCATAACAAAGTGAACTTAATGGAAGAAGTTCGCAAGGTTCGAAGAGTTATAGAAAGGGAATTACCTGGAGCGCCTCACGAAGTTCTGTTGGTACTGGATGCAACCACTGGTCAAAATGCTGTAGCCCAGGCAAAATTATTTGGAGAAGCCACAGGGGTTACAGCTATCGCTTTAACAAAACTTGACGGTACGGCTAAGGGTGGCGTCATTATTGCGGTTTCCTCGCAGTTGGATATCCCGGTAAAATTAGTGGGCATAGGTGAGAAAATTGATGACTTAAAAGATTTCAATTCCCACGAGTTTGTGGAAGCGCTTTTCGCGTGA